The genomic window CAAAAAGCATAATGAGTGCGAGGGCAAAAATCACAAAGCCAGAGGTATAAACCAAAAATGGATAACGCCAATCTATATCGCTTAGCGCACCCCCTAGCACAAGGAAAACAGCCCCTCCTCCTGCCATAAAGAATCCTTGTAGTCCTAGTGCCCTCTCTCGCTTCGCGCCCTGATAATAATCTCCTATCAACACGCTTATCGCTGTCATTACAAAGGCGGTTGCGATACCAAAAATTGCGCGTGAAAATAGAATCAAGTAAATACTACTCTCCAAAAAAAATCCACTTGCCCCACTCACGCTCCACAAAAAGATAGCAGGATATAGAAATTTTGTGCGCCCATATCGCTCGATTAAAAATCCGCTAATTGGCGCAAAAATCATAATAAACAAAGCTGGGAGTGTGAGAATCAAGCGAGAAAGTATATCAATATGCGCCACATCGGCGAAATGCTCCTCAAAATGCGGGATTGAAGGCGCGATGATAGTTCCTCCTAACACGGTCATCGAGGCTGCAGAGAAAAGCGCGATTTGAAAGAGTAAAGAATCTGTGCGCTTAGATTCTATATTTTTAGCCGAATTTATAGAATCTGTTTTGTGTGAGGGGTTTTGTGGATTTGCTGGAGATGTATGACCCGTATTTTCTTTTGGCATTATGCCTCCTTCTTATCTCAGCTTGATTGAGTTTTCCTCTGTCTGCTTAATTTTACTTTTTATATCCTCTATGATGTTTTTTATAGAGCTATCTTTTGCCATTTCTGCTTCTATGCTTTTGAGTGCCTTACTCACGGAACTATGGTCTTTCATACCCAACTCTTGTGCAAT from Helicobacter typhlonius includes these protein-coding regions:
- a CDS encoding MFS transporter, with the protein product MPKENTGHTSPANPQNPSHKTDSINSAKNIESKRTDSLLFQIALFSAASMTVLGGTIIAPSIPHFEEHFADVAHIDILSRLILTLPALFIMIFAPISGFLIERYGRTKFLYPAIFLWSVSGASGFFLESSIYLILFSRAIFGIATAFVMTAISVLIGDYYQGAKRERALGLQGFFMAGGGAVFLVLGGALSDIDWRYPFLVYTSGFVIFALALIMLFEPQRNIPKPSAAQAKTNFNFFRFLPIYAFAFYAMSMFYVVPTQIPHFITHNLGKNGNLVGISLAISSVCTAVLSLFYAKLRGRFSIFLLHSMALCAIGVGFLLIGFMQRYEMLIFALLLVGSGLGIILVNNTSWLLSMAGEGERAKAAGFLSASMFMGQFCSPFMTQPLVRMGDIPFMLDVNGIILLGSSSIFLWWHLREIHKSHTSV